Proteins encoded together in one Entomobacter blattae window:
- a CDS encoding DUF6362 family protein encodes MKISIPHPNAAMTAKALERNNKLDMNNKNETSAQFSTNGLPESRFSVSDRSVSGRSRLGSSQFGGSERPRTEKGSFAEAFSPLPKRPLDSHTVMICLEAAATTLQCLPAHGCRPAKPGTSWPDILQDVCSGLTLDASLIKRPIPAPHAIDCMDEAFSWVQLISAPPKSSHGGAVRRRLVLLRSFVNVRSGRHMFSWSRLGRILGASSPSIRTWHQNGIAEITDKLQKNPFLFDKNRIM; translated from the coding sequence ATGAAGATTAGTATACCACATCCAAATGCCGCCATGACGGCCAAGGCCCTGGAGAGGAACAATAAACTGGATATGAACAATAAAAACGAAACTTCAGCACAATTTTCGACCAACGGCCTTCCCGAAAGCAGGTTTTCTGTGTCGGATCGTTCTGTATCGGGTCGTTCTAGGTTGGGCAGTTCTCAGTTTGGTGGTTCTGAAAGGCCTCGTACGGAGAAAGGCTCTTTTGCTGAGGCCTTTTCTCCTCTTCCCAAACGCCCGTTGGATAGCCACACTGTGATGATATGTCTGGAGGCAGCGGCTACCACCTTGCAGTGTTTGCCTGCCCATGGTTGCCGTCCTGCCAAGCCTGGCACTAGCTGGCCAGATATTTTACAAGATGTGTGTTCTGGCCTGACCCTTGATGCCAGCTTGATCAAGCGTCCCATACCGGCCCCCCATGCGATTGACTGTATGGACGAGGCCTTTAGTTGGGTGCAGCTCATTTCAGCTCCTCCAAAAAGCAGTCATGGTGGCGCGGTACGCCGGCGGCTGGTTTTGTTGCGCTCTTTTGTGAATGTTCGGAGTGGGCGCCATATGTTTTCATGGTCACGTTTGGGGAGAATATTAGGAGCCAGTTCACCCAGTATACGCACCTGGCATCAGAACGGTATTGCGGAAATTACGGATAAATTACAAAAAAACCCTTTTCTTTTTGATAAAAATAGGATAATGTGA